The following proteins come from a genomic window of Solwaraspora sp. WMMA2065:
- a CDS encoding urease subunit gamma: MFLTRHEQERLLIHVAADVAWKRRERGIRLNHPEATAVITAFLLEGARDGRSVAELMEAGRTVLGREDVLDGVPEMLPEVQVEATFPDGTKLVTVHEPIS, encoded by the coding sequence TTGTTTCTCACCCGGCACGAGCAGGAGCGACTGCTCATCCACGTCGCAGCCGACGTGGCCTGGAAGCGCCGTGAGAGGGGCATCCGGCTCAACCACCCGGAGGCGACCGCGGTGATCACCGCCTTCCTGCTGGAAGGTGCCCGGGACGGCCGCAGCGTGGCGGAGCTGATGGAGGCCGGGCGCACCGTGCTCGGCCGCGAGGACGTGCTCGACGGAGTGCCGGAGATGCTCCCCGAGGTGCAGGTGGAAGCCACCTTCCCCGACGGGACGAAGCTGGTCACCGTACACGAGCCGATCTCCTAG